TGCGGCGGCTGCGGATCCTTATATGATGAACCCTCGAAAGAAAGACTGCCTCATACCAGCAAATGGATGGAACTGGCTTCTGCGGTCAAAGAAAAAGTCGAGCAGCAGCTCCCCGACCACGATCCTCTCGCCCGGGAATGGCTGACAGAACAGACCAATGTGGTGGAACAGATGAAGCACCTTCTCACCTACCCCTTTATTGAAAATAAATTCAAAACGGGACGGCTGAAGATCATGGGTTGGTATTACATAATTGAAACCGGGGAAGTATTCAGTTACCACAAGGAAGAAAACTGCTTTACTCTTATGAATTAGATTCTTTGTTGATGAATATCAATTCATCATTGATTAATCAGGACTTTTCATTTTCGATCAATCCGATAGCAATGGCTCCTTTACCTGAATGCATTCCCACAATGGGTGAGATATCAGTAATGTAATCTGCTTCCAGGCCCGTTATCTTTTGAACCAGTCCGGCAAAAACACGAGCCCCCTTTATATCCCCGGCATGGACAATGACAAAACGTTCTATCCCGTTTTTCTTCATTGTTTTTTGTATCAGTAATGATATTTTTTTCAATAAGCCTCTTCTGCTGAATGCTTTATCAAAGGCCATCCCCTTACCAGTTTCATCAAGAGACACAATGGGTTTCAGGTTGAGGGTGCGGGCAATCAGTCCTGTCAGAGGACTGATTCGCCCTCCTTTGACCATGAATTTTAAGGTATTTACACTGACAAATATTCTGGTTCGTTTTTTTAATCTTTCAGCCATGAGAGCTAATTCATCCAGATTTTTACCCTCAGAGGCAGCTTTTGCTATTTCAACAACCAGCAGCCCCTGAGCAGCGGAATTCAAACAGCTATCTATAACATAGATTTTCTTTTTGCCTTCATTGTATGGTTTTGCAGCATTGGAGATCTGCTGCCAGGTTCCGCTGAGGGCTTTAGCAACGGGTATGACAATAATCCCATCGTAATGATCCATCAAAGACTGAAGAATCCCATCAATAAAAGATTGATCAGGCAATGAACTTCCCGGAAAAGATTTCCGAACCTCCTGCTGCCTGTAAAACTCCTCCGGAGTGATGGTCAGGCGGTCAAGAT
This Oceanispirochaeta sp. DNA region includes the following protein-coding sequences:
- a CDS encoding carbonic anhydrase, with the protein product MDKLLNGVVEFRKKDFEDHRILFRNLKEEQKPHTLFIGCCDSRIVPALITKTLPGELFIIRNIANMVPPYRLADEYLATTSAIEYAVQALDVENIVVCGHSNCGGCGSLYDEPSKERLPHTSKWMELASAVKEKVEQQLPDHDPLAREWLTEQTNVVEQMKHLLTYPFIENKFKTGRLKIMGWYYIIETGEVFSYHKEENCFTLMN